The segment GCAGTCACCGTTCTATTCTTCCCGCAGTCGCTATCGTTGCGCTAGCAACCGACAGTCAGGATTCCCGTGGTACCTCTGCTCGTCTCACTGTTCCAGTCCAGGCGCGATCCCGCTCTCACCGTGCAGCGACTGTTCGAACAGATCCAAGCAGACTGGGGCGAGGCCCTGGACGAAGAGTTCGACTCGATGCGCCCGGAGACGCCCGAGGAGACCGCCGGGCCGAAGAAGCTCGTCGAGGCGATGGGGTTCCGGTTCGACGATCGGCGGGTGGTCGTCGCAGCCTTCGGCATCCCCTTCGGGTTCGACCCGGAGGTCGCAGCGGAGGCGAGCCCCCACTGGGATCAGGGGCTGCACCTGCCGGACATCGACGGGCCGTCGTACACCGTGACCGTGCTGCCGAACCCCGACGCTGGCGATGACGAGGACGAGTTCTACACCGCCGACGACCGCGACGTCCTCGGCGAGGCGATCCTGATCTCCCGCGTGGTCGCGTCGATTCAGGCGTGCACGGACACGGTGACCGCGGTGTTCGCGCATCCGTCGGACATGCTGATTCCGCCTGACGTGTATCGCGAGTCCGCGTTGAACGCCGCGCCCGGGCTGCCGCTGACGACGTGGGTCGACTTCCTGGTCGCGGACGAGAGCGGCACGACGTCGGGCGAGACGATCGGCATGACCGACCTGAGGCTGTACGACATCGAGATCCCCGAGAGCCGGATGCCCGCGGAGGCGGTGGTGCGGGTCCTCGCCGACACGGCAGTCCTGCAGTACGAGGAGGGCCCGATCATCGAGGACGGCATGACGCTCGAGAGCGAGTACGGCGACTTCCAGGCCGCGATCGTGCCGTCGAAGTACGATCCCGACTTCTGGGTGCTCCAGCTGACGGCGCCGGTCCTGGCCAATCGGGCGCAGCGTCGGGCCGCAGCGAGGCGAGCGAAAAGACGATGACCCAGATCACTCGATCGCGCGTAGCCTGGAGCATTGCACGATGTCGACGAGTGAATCGAGCGTTCATTGATGTCTTCAGCAGCTGAGTCGTTCGTCGCACCTGATCCGCGTCGCTGGAAGGCACTGGTCTTCATCTGTCTGGCGCAGCTGATGGTGGTGCTCGACGGCACCGTGGTCAACATCGCGCTGCCGAATGCGAAAGCGGATCTCGGCATCAGCGACGCCAACCAGCAATGGGTCATCACCGCCTACGCCCTGGCGTTCGGCGGTC is part of the Gordonia phthalatica genome and harbors:
- a CDS encoding DUF4261 domain-containing protein, whose translation is MVPLLVSLFQSRRDPALTVQRLFEQIQADWGEALDEEFDSMRPETPEETAGPKKLVEAMGFRFDDRRVVVAAFGIPFGFDPEVAAEASPHWDQGLHLPDIDGPSYTVTVLPNPDAGDDEDEFYTADDRDVLGEAILISRVVASIQACTDTVTAVFAHPSDMLIPPDVYRESALNAAPGLPLTTWVDFLVADESGTTSGETIGMTDLRLYDIEIPESRMPAEAVVRVLADTAVLQYEEGPIIEDGMTLESEYGDFQAAIVPSKYDPDFWVLQLTAPVLANRAQRRAAARRAKRR